A DNA window from Bacteroides cellulosilyticus contains the following coding sequences:
- the mreC gene encoding rod shape-determining protein MreC produces MRNLLNFLIKYNYWFLFLLLEAASFVLLFRFNYYQQSVFFTSANSVAGKVYDVSGTITSYFHLKSVNEDLLDRNMWLEQRVAFLEKTLKNKGMDSVRLYSLERLEPDEYHIFKANVIKNSLNRVDNYITLDEGTSAGIRPEMGVVDANGVVGIVYKTSPHYSTVIPLLNSKSSISCKIVGSEYFGYLKWEYGDSRYAYLKDLPRHAEFNLGDTVVTSGYSTVFPAGIMVGTVDDMSDSHDGLSYLLKIKLATDFGKVSNVRVIARTGQEEQKALEKEEEK; encoded by the coding sequence ATGCGAAATTTACTGAACTTTCTTATTAAATATAACTACTGGTTCCTCTTTCTACTGTTAGAGGCAGCCAGTTTTGTTTTATTGTTTCGTTTCAACTACTATCAGCAGAGTGTGTTCTTCACATCTGCCAACAGTGTGGCGGGGAAAGTTTACGATGTTTCGGGAACTATTACTTCTTATTTCCATCTGAAATCTGTCAATGAAGACTTGCTCGACCGTAATATGTGGTTGGAGCAGCGGGTGGCTTTCCTGGAGAAAACGCTGAAAAATAAAGGAATGGACTCTGTTCGGTTGTATAGCCTGGAACGGCTCGAACCGGACGAATACCATATTTTCAAAGCGAATGTCATCAAGAATAGTCTGAACCGGGTGGATAACTATATCACCCTTGATGAAGGAACCTCTGCGGGTATTCGTCCGGAAATGGGAGTGGTAGATGCCAACGGAGTAGTGGGCATTGTCTATAAGACTTCTCCGCATTACTCTACCGTTATCCCATTGCTGAACAGTAAATCGAGCATCAGTTGCAAGATTGTGGGCAGTGAATATTTCGGTTACTTGAAGTGGGAATATGGAGACTCTCGTTATGCTTATCTGAAAGATTTACCTCGCCACGCAGAGTTTAACCTGGGTGATACCGTGGTGACAAGTGGATATTCTACAGTATTTCCTGCAGGCATCATGGTGGGAACGGTGGATGATATGTCTGATTCTCACGACGGCCTCTCTTATCTGTTGAAGATAAAACTGGCTACGGACTTCGGAAAGGTGAGCAACGTTCGGGTGATTGCCCGTACCGGACAAGAAGAGCAGAAAGCGCTGGAGAAGGAAGAGGAGAAGTGA
- the mreD gene encoding rod shape-determining protein MreD: protein MVINYLHKIGWFIGLVLLQVLILNNVHIAGYATPFLYIYLILKFESETPRNTLMLWAFFLGLTVDIFSDTPGMNAAATVALAFLRPTFLRLFVPRDAFENIVPSIKSMGIVPFLKYLVVSVFIHHAILLTIEFFSFAHIGTLLLRIVASALLTITCIMAIEGVKKK from the coding sequence TTGGTCATCAATTATCTGCATAAAATAGGTTGGTTTATCGGTTTGGTACTATTGCAGGTACTGATACTGAATAATGTGCATATTGCCGGATATGCCACTCCTTTTCTATATATTTATCTCATACTGAAATTCGAGTCGGAAACACCACGGAACACTTTGATGCTGTGGGCGTTTTTTCTGGGACTGACGGTGGATATCTTTTCGGATACGCCGGGTATGAATGCTGCAGCTACGGTGGCACTGGCTTTTCTGCGTCCTACATTCCTACGCCTGTTTGTGCCGAGGGATGCGTTTGAGAATATAGTTCCTTCGATAAAATCGATGGGAATTGTACCTTTCCTGAAGTATTTGGTTGTTAGCGTTTTTATTCATCATGCAATATTACTTACCATAGAATTCTTTTCGTTCGCCCATATCGGAACGTTGCTGCTGAGAATTGTGGCAAGTGCGTTGCTGACTATAACCTGTATCATGGCTATAGAAGGAGTGAAGAAGAAGTAA